The following are encoded together in the Actinoplanes sp. N902-109 genome:
- a CDS encoding MarR family winged helix-turn-helix transcriptional regulator, whose protein sequence is MAYKPAPVGGWLDEDQQRAWLAFMRVQLRMTFEMNRQLQADSGLSLSDYDVLNALSDTPGGCLSVTALAARLGWERSRLSHHAKRMAGRGLVSSELAVSDRRVTEISLTTRGRRAVEAAAIGHVELVRRLFFDGLTPEVVRGLSETLETVYANILERGSLPRPDSIA, encoded by the coding sequence ATGGCCTACAAACCGGCACCGGTGGGCGGCTGGCTCGACGAGGACCAGCAGCGTGCCTGGTTGGCGTTCATGCGGGTGCAGCTGCGGATGACCTTCGAGATGAACCGGCAGCTGCAGGCGGACAGTGGTCTGTCGTTGTCCGACTACGACGTGCTCAACGCGTTGAGCGACACGCCGGGCGGCTGCCTGAGCGTCACCGCGCTGGCAGCCCGCCTCGGCTGGGAACGCAGCCGCCTGTCCCACCACGCCAAACGCATGGCCGGGCGTGGCCTGGTGAGCAGCGAACTCGCCGTCAGCGACCGCCGGGTCACCGAGATCTCGCTGACCACCCGGGGCCGCCGGGCCGTCGAAGCGGCAGCGATCGGCCACGTCGAACTGGTGCGGCGCCTATTCTTCGACGGGCTGACCCCGGAGGTGGTCCGCGGTCTCAGCGAGACCCTCGAAACCGTCTACGCCAACATCCTGGAGCGCGGCTCGCTGCCCCGTCCCGACAGCATTGCTTGA